CTGTGGGTGATAATGAGCTTGTCTAATATAACCATAAAATATATAAGGAAATCGGAATGAGTCAGTCCTTTGGTCTCGTCAAGCGTTTGGCGTTAACAGCAGTCGCAAGCTTAGCTATGGTCGCTCAAGCAGGCGCTGTGACTATTCAGCACTTTAAAGGAACGAGTGAATTCGACAGCACGCCAAAGCGTGTCGTTGTACTAGGCAATGGTAGCTTAGATGTGCTGGACCGTATTGGCGTGAAACCCGTAGGTGCTCCTCATTCACTTCTCCCAGAGTATTTGGCTGGTTATAAACAAACGACGGGTAATACAGGCTCTGTTGGTGAACCTGACTTCGAAGCCATCTTTACGTTGAAGCCAGATGTCATTATCGCTGAAAACCGCATGCTTCGTGTTTACGATGACCTAAACCAGATCGCACCAACGGTGATGTTCTATGTCGACAACGGTCAATATTGGCAAGATGCACAAAAGAACTGGCGTATGTTAGGCAAGTTGTTCGATAAGCAAGATGAAGTGGAAGCGCTAATCGCTGAAACTCAGCAGCAACTTGACGAGGCTTCATCAAAAGTTGCGAAAGAGAAGTTGAACGCCTTGATGTTGATGAATAACGGTAGCAATGTTGCCATGTTCAATAAGGGCAGCCGTTTTTCTATCGTTTTTGATGACTTTGGTTTTGCTGAATCGAGCAGTCAGAATGTGGCTCCAATCGAAGGCGCTCACGGAAACCTCATTTC
This is a stretch of genomic DNA from Vibrio maritimus. It encodes these proteins:
- a CDS encoding siderophore ABC transporter substrate-binding protein — protein: MSQSFGLVKRLALTAVASLAMVAQAGAVTIQHFKGTSEFDSTPKRVVVLGNGSLDVLDRIGVKPVGAPHSLLPEYLAGYKQTTGNTGSVGEPDFEAIFTLKPDVIIAENRMLRVYDDLNQIAPTVMFYVDNGQYWQDAQKNWRMLGKLFDKQDEVEALIAETQQQLDEASSKVAKEKLNALMLMNNGSNVAMFNKGSRFSIVFDDFGFAESSSQNVAPIEGAHGNLISFEYVADAQPEVIFILDREQAIGRSVGKAQELFNNPLVNSTPAAKNNKVVYIDPNAWYISGGGVTATQTMISDIDKALN